Part of the Opisthocomus hoazin isolate bOpiHoa1 chromosome 5, bOpiHoa1.hap1, whole genome shotgun sequence genome, ATGCTCAATGAGAAGCTGCACTACCTTCACATGACCTTGCCATGCAGCAGACTGCAAAGCAGATCTCTTCTCATTATCTGCAGCATTCACATCAGCATGGTATGTTATCAGCACCTGTACCATCTCCAAATGGCCCTGCCAGCAGGAAACATGGAGTGCCGTTCTTCCTTCAGCATCACTTGCTTCTACGTTTGCACCATTTTCTAAAAAATACTCAGCCATCGTAAGCTGGTTTTCTAATGCTAAGATATAAAGTGTTGGCCGGCCATCAGCATCTTTGTAATTTACATCCGCTCCATGGCTGAGCAGTAGTTCAACTATATCTCTGTGACCTTCTAATGCAGCAACCCGGAGAGCGTTTCTCCCATCATAGCCCCTCTGATCGACGTTGGATTTATTTTCCAGCAATATCTGCACACAATCATAGTGACCTTCTTGCGCAGCTAGTATGAAAGGTATGCGTCCATCATTATCAATTTCATTTGTTCTAGCACCTTGTTCTATAAGAGCTTCACAGATCAACCTGTGACCTTCAAAAGCTGCCATATGCAAAGGTGTCCAGCCTGCATCATCTCTATGATTTTCATCTAGCCCCCTGTCCAGCAGAGTCCGTACTACTTCAACATTTCCTTGTGCAGAGGCTATGCTCAGAACTGTTCTCCCTTCACTATCAATGCTATCAACAGCTGCACCCCAAAATAAGAGAGTATTTACAACTGAAGCATGGCCCATAGAGGCTGCTGCCAGAAGTGGTGTACGACCATTGTTGTCTGTGTGATCGACATCAGCTCCTCCTTCCAGAAGTAGATCAACAACATCTACATGTCCTTCATAAGCAGCTACCAGCAGTGGAGTCATGCCATCTTTATCACAATGGTCAACTTCAGCACCACGGTCAATCAGAAGACTAACCACGGAGGCATGTCCCTTACTAGCTGGTACACAAAGCGCAGCGACAGACAGTGCAGTCCTTCCATCCACATCCTCATGGTTTACCTCTGCACCATGGTCCAGCAGGTGTTCCACAATTTCTTTGTGCCCCATGTATGCGGCTGCAATCAGAGCTGTTCTGCCCTCATTATCAGCTTTATTAACCTCAGCACCATGTTGAAGCAGATTCAGCACAATATCTTCATGTCCTCCCCAAGCTGCTGCTCTCAGCGCTGTTCGACTATCAGCATCTGCACAGTCCACTTTGACTCCAGCATAAAGCAGCGCAGAAACCACCTCTGTGTGCCCGCCCCACGCTGCAGATCGCAATGCCGTCCAGCCATCGTGATCAGTGTGATTAACATTAGCCCCACATCCGATCAAGCAATTGACAACCTTCGTATGTCCCTGCCGAGCAGCCAAGGTAAGTGCCGTTTGCCCATGAGCATCTTCTATCTCTAAATCTGCCCCCCTTGAAACCAGTAAATTAACGACATCGAGATTGCCACTGTACGCTGCATTGGCCAAGAGCGTTCTCCCATTGGAATCGCACTGGTTCACTGATGCTCCGTTGTCTAACAAGGTGCGAATGGAATCTTCTCTCTCCAGAGCCTGACGAACAATGCAAGACGTGCGGTCATCTTCACTGTTGACGTGAGCACCAGCTTTTACCAGTAGCTGTAACACTTCTTGTTCTTTAGGAATTAAGGTTGACAGGGAGTCTTTGACAGGTGTGCCGTTCCATATCATCCACAAAGCCAGCTCTGAAGTCTCTAACTGTAAATTTGAATTAATTAGATGCAATGCAAACTCTTGAGCTTCCAATGGTGTTAAATCCTTTGCTCGGCAAGTGTAACTCATCGCCAGCATTCTGTGTCCCTCAGCTGCATTACACAAGTATTTCTGCGTACAGTGCTTTACATCTAGCAACCATTCTGCAAAACTGTAATGAAACAAGATTTTTGTATTTCCAAGTCCATCAACAAGGACTTTTGACAGGACATCCAATTTGCGTTGAAAGTCTTCCATCGTCAACGTCATGTTTTTGGTCCACACCGCGTGATACAATTCAGTTGTGGTTAACGGCCTACAGGCTGCAAGAATTACATTAAGAATAGGCTGGACTTTTGCAAATTGTTTTCTCACAAAAAGTCTCTGACACAGCCAAAGGTATAGGCCATTTAACGTTCCCGGAATATCACGGATCTCTCGTAACATAATAAAATTCTCCACAACTCCATCTAGGACACGTTCCAGATACAAAAAGCAACCGCTGCTTTTGATGTGAAGCTGATTCAgcatttctgcagtttcttttgtGAGATGTTGCCTCAGTGCTTCTTCCTGATCTAAACGATGCAGAATGTATTGTTGCACATCTTTCACAATATAAGCCTTTCGTAGATCATCCAGACTTATTTTTCGAAAACCTattaaaagggaagaaagttATCATTATTTCTGACCTAGTTTCACTTAactcaaatgtttaaaaaaaaaaaaaaaaggacacagacATTTCTGGGTAGGGAATACCCACAATAATATATTGCATGCATACAAATAGTGAATGtaaattaataataatagcaGAGATCTTTGATAATACACACATTTTTATCATAATCTACTATAAGAAGTAATACATGCTACTAaggcagaaaattttaaaaatcactttgaatCACGCCTTGTGTGTCTACCTTGGACAATACTAAACACCTAAGCAAAACCATCAGAACAGCAACCAAAATAAGGTTATTAAGTGTTATTATATTATTAAAGGTATAATCCCTTATCCAATGTGGTTAACAATggaattcaaaataattttcagctaTTTAGATTAAGGCAACTATTATATTAATATAATTACAGAAGAGGTTATTCACACCTGGTGCATATGCACGATGAAACGTACATAAATCACTAACTTGATTACATTAGTTTCTTCTAAAAGCTTTTCTGGTACAGGAGACACTCAAGAATAGTTTTAAGTATCTTTACACCTCTGTGCACTGAAAAATCACCTACTTTTTTCAAGTAAGGACTGAGATTTAGATAAACATCCCTGTTCTTTGGTAGGTGACTCACTGGATAAGGAATCAGGTTCTCATAGTCATATGATCTCATTCTTTTTCCAAGTGGTTTACTctttggaggaaaaaggaaaattatttcataccTGCATACTGTGTACATCTCCTCCCTACATGCGTACATGTATGCCCCCCCAAAGCAAAGAATGCTGTTCTCAGCAGCACGTGCGAAGAAGTCCCTAGGGCAACCTCAGTGGCCAGAAGGCCCCCACGAATGAGGTGGAATGAAGATACAGTTTTGTGGACTACATGGCTCCCTCCGTCATTTAAAACATTCGCTTTGGTAGTGCCAAGTCAAGCATTTGATGAAGACCTACCCTCTTTGATCAACAACACATTACATTGTTTGAACGCTACTTTTCTGGAAGCTATAAGAAAACTGCAGAGGCCATAGACACAGCAGGTTCAACTACTGTGTTTTAGGCCAGAACTGTCCCTCACTTCTCCAGGGACAGGCTGTAAACTCTTCCTCCAGTGTAGCAGACTGCACACATTTCCTTACAGTCAGCTGAGCCAGTCATAAGAAGCCCCCAACTTTGCTCTTCAAACCAAGGCAGTTACTAACCTCCAAATTATATGAAAGGAAAAGCAATCATAGCACAACGCATCCAATGCAATTTTGGACGCATCTCCATGGAGCAAATAATATTAAGTGAGACTCTGGAGAATGTTATTTTCAGATCtacatttttattgtatttaaacATTCTGCGGATCAAACTGCTCAGTCTATGAGCTTGTCCTGACTGAAAATTGAGTCTGATAAGAGCTGTGTTTTTTGTTCCCCAGTACCTTCAGCAGAGGTTCTGAATATCACATTAAGCTCACTCTGTTAATTGCTTAGTCTCCATAACCATTGTACAAAGACAACAGATTAGAACTGAGAGACAAACTATGGTGGTGTTACTAAGATATTTCTGATTCCTTTATTAATAATGTTAGCATTAAAATCTAACAGGAATAAATCAATAGAATACCCAAAATAAAATCATGCTTCTCCCCAAAATAAAGTCACTGGATAGGACACTTCTGCACAGTCATTTCTCAGGCTAAGACTACACCAATAAGATTGTCTCCTTGAAGCTTTCTGAATGAGAAGGCCAGAAGGCAGaaaaccaaataatttttctccattccacagagaccttttttttttttctcaaaagaaacacagaaccaTCCTTATCCACAATTTGCCACAACTTCAAGTAATGTCCTAACATGACCTGCAGAATGGCATAATTCACCTATTTAGTATGTATTTgattaaaatattctgtatatAACTTTGTAAAGCCCTTAATTCTTGCACGTAAGTCAAAAAAGAAACTTTGATGAGTAAGAACAGACAGTGCCCTGCGATTTTACAGACCTGACACTTCCACTTCAAGTGAAAGGCTGTTTCTAGGTTATGATTGTGCAGAAGATACAGAAGTGAACAGTGGCATTAAAAACAGGGCACTGTTTGGTGCATGCATTCACAGTTGTATGCATACACATAGCTGTAATCAGACACAGGCATCCCTTCGGTTGTCTCGTGTGCAGCGACCAGCTCTGTTTTGCTCAATTCAGAGCAAATGCAACCACGGCATTCACTCACCTCTCAGGTCTTTGAACCTCTCTGCTTCGCCTAGTCAGATCTGTACCTCTCACTTGGCCGAATGCGAACAGGTAAAGAGCTCTGCAAACTCCTCCTCAACGTGTTTAGTTATAAGTGACTCTGCTCACAACATACCCAATCTCTCACATAAATCCCACACCCACATCCTTCCTTCCGATATATACCTGCATATACAAGTcacttttatttctaaattactccagcattttttcaatttttacagTAGTCAATTTCATTCCCCCCAACAAGAAAGACCCCGACTGAGTCACATGACAGCAATCCTGAGATTTCAGCTAATTTTAGTGTTGACTGGTTAATGACTACATTTCACCTCCTCCGACTCCCAGCCTTCACATGAAAACTTGCAGAGTGATAACTGGTTAAGCGTCTCAGTCCCTGTATGTGTGTTTcaaacgcaaaaaaaaaaaccaaacatgactggctgggtagatgaggggagagccgtggatgttgtgtctacctagacttcagcaaggctttcgacacagtctcccataacatcctcctagggaagctcaggaaatgtgggctggatgagtggtcagtgagatggattgagaactggctgaatggcagaactcagagggttgtcatcagcagcgctgagtctagttggaggccagtaactagtggtgtcccccaggggtcagtactgggcccagtcttgtttaacttctccatcaatggcctggatgaagagttagaatgtaccctcagcaagtttgctgatgacaccaaactgggaggtgtggtagatacaccagaaggctgtgctgccattcagcgtgacctggacaggctggaaagttgggcaaagaggaacctgatgaggttcaagaagggcaagtgcagggtcctgcacctggggaggaacaaccccatgcatcagtgcaggcctggggtgctggagagcagctctgtggagagggacctgggtgtcctggtggtcgacaggttaaccatgagccagcagtgtgccctggctgccaagaaggccaatggcat contains:
- the ANKRD50 gene encoding ankyrin repeat domain-containing protein 50 encodes the protein MAQTSLLQGKPFYCREWVFHKLQHCLQEKANCSSSAANKPSLVVNPGNNTSVVSGKGAAWGVLLVGGPGSGKTALCTELLWPSSPANVQRGLHRQALAFHFCRAQDSDTLCVGGFIRGLVTQICRSGLIQGYEDKLRDPAIQSLLQPGECERNPAEAFKRCILLPLLGMKPPQQSLFLLVDSVDEGCNVSEGEQTSTSLSGTIAELLAGHFEFFPPWLLLLCSARKQSKAVTKMFTGFRKISLDDLRKAYIVKDVQQYILHRLDQEEALRQHLTKETAEMLNQLHIKSSGCFLYLERVLDGVVENFIMLREIRDIPGTLNGLYLWLCQRLFVRKQFAKVQPILNVILAACRPLTTTELYHAVWTKNMTLTMEDFQRKLDVLSKVLVDGLGNTKILFHYSFAEWLLDVKHCTQKYLCNAAEGHRMLAMSYTCRAKDLTPLEAQEFALHLINSNLQLETSELALWMIWNGTPVKDSLSTLIPKEQEVLQLLVKAGAHVNSEDDRTSCIVRQALEREDSIRTLLDNGASVNQCDSNGRTLLANAAYSGNLDVVNLLVSRGADLEIEDAHGQTALTLAARQGHTKVVNCLIGCGANVNHTDHDGWTALRSAAWGGHTEVVSALLYAGVKVDCADADSRTALRAAAWGGHEDIVLNLLQHGAEVNKADNEGRTALIAAAYMGHKEIVEHLLDHGAEVNHEDVDGRTALSVAALCVPASKGHASVVSLLIDRGAEVDHCDKDGMTPLLVAAYEGHVDVVDLLLEGGADVDHTDNNGRTPLLAAASMGHASVVNTLLFWGAAVDSIDSEGRTVLSIASAQGNVEVVRTLLDRGLDENHRDDAGWTPLHMAAFEGHRLICEALIEQGARTNEIDNDGRIPFILAAQEGHYDCVQILLENKSNVDQRGYDGRNALRVAALEGHRDIVELLLSHGADVNYKDADGRPTLYILALENQLTMAEYFLENGANVEASDAEGRTALHVSCWQGHLEMVQVLITYHADVNAADNEKRSALQSAAWQGHVKVVQLLIEHGALVDHTCNQGATGLCIAAQEGHIDVVQILLEHGADPNHADQFGRTAMRVAAKNGHSQIIKLLEKYGASTLNGCTPSPVHTMEQKPLQSVSSKMQSLTMKSNSSGSTGGDMQPSIRGLSNGPAHAFSSPSESPDSTVDRQKSSLSNNSLKSSKNSSLRTTSSTATAQTVPIDSFHSLSFTEQIQQHSLPRSRSRQSIVSPSSTTPSLSQNHNSPSSEFEWSQVKPSLKSTKANKGGKTDNSSKSGSAGKKIKQSSSSQPKVLEYEMTQFDKRVPIAKSGTSVPLKSVPGEPQCKILVPPAHQEVGRSQQQFLIHQQSGEQKKRNGIMTNPNYHLQSNQVFLGRVSVPRTVQDRGHQEVLEGYPPAETELSLKQALKLQIEGSDPSFNYKKETPL